A region of Clostridiisalibacter paucivorans DSM 22131 DNA encodes the following proteins:
- a CDS encoding recombinase family protein: MSIIAIYSRKSRYTDKGESIKNQIDFCKNYCATHFTVDKFIIYEDEGFSGGTTDRPMYNKMLNDAKKKAFDILICYRLDRISRNISDFTHVIDMLQKNNIDFISIKEQFDTSTPMGRAMMYIAGVFAQLERETIAERIKDNMLQLARTGRWLGGITPTGYESKKIPYLDKYGQEKYMYTLYENEKELVIVNKLFEKYLETNSLRKVANWSKSLNLKTTNGNFFNITTIKGILSNMVYVKADDDIYNYCIQKNMDIASDKNEFDSKKGLMVYNKNLERKGKANTLKKTSDWIVAVGIHRGIISGKDFIRVQQILHKNAIKSKRLGTGKLGLINHILVCNNCGNSFRIIYGKKRKDGSRLYYYKCRTKEYNGKDSCNIKNINGELADKKALESINTLKINFNICVDTLISMREKIFDNNYSSPIITLNKNIEKYKNMIDKLTIELTQNNDSPSIKYIIEKIEKLDKKISEERSRLKKIETQYKNISSEFLKELVDCIITNTIYTNLSFSEKKCLIEKIVNKIIWDGETLIFYLKNSS; the protein is encoded by the coding sequence TTGTCAATAATTGCAATTTACAGCAGAAAATCACGATATACAGACAAGGGTGAATCTATAAAAAACCAAATAGATTTTTGTAAAAACTATTGTGCTACTCATTTTACAGTAGATAAATTTATAATTTATGAAGATGAAGGCTTTTCTGGCGGGACTACTGATAGGCCTATGTATAATAAAATGTTGAATGATGCTAAAAAAAAGGCTTTTGACATACTCATTTGTTACCGCCTTGATAGAATAAGTAGAAATATTTCTGATTTTACCCATGTTATAGATATGCTTCAAAAAAACAATATTGACTTCATATCTATAAAGGAACAATTTGACACATCTACTCCCATGGGCCGAGCAATGATGTATATAGCTGGAGTTTTTGCACAATTAGAGAGGGAAACCATAGCTGAAAGAATAAAGGATAATATGCTACAATTAGCACGTACTGGTAGATGGTTAGGAGGTATAACACCAACAGGCTATGAATCTAAAAAGATTCCCTATCTTGATAAGTACGGACAAGAAAAATATATGTATACCTTATATGAAAATGAAAAAGAACTAGTTATAGTTAATAAGCTTTTTGAAAAATATTTAGAAACAAATAGCCTAAGAAAGGTAGCCAATTGGTCTAAATCACTAAACCTTAAGACAACAAATGGTAACTTCTTCAATATAACTACCATAAAAGGAATATTATCAAATATGGTTTATGTAAAAGCTGATGATGATATCTACAACTATTGTATACAAAAAAATATGGATATCGCATCCGATAAAAATGAATTCGATTCTAAAAAAGGTCTAATGGTTTACAATAAAAACCTGGAACGCAAAGGAAAAGCTAATACATTAAAAAAGACTTCTGACTGGATAGTAGCAGTAGGAATACATAGAGGTATTATCTCAGGAAAAGATTTTATAAGAGTTCAACAAATATTGCATAAAAATGCAATTAAGTCAAAAAGACTGGGTACTGGTAAATTAGGATTAATTAATCATATCCTAGTTTGTAATAACTGTGGAAATTCATTCAGAATAATTTATGGTAAAAAAAGAAAAGATGGATCCAGATTATATTATTATAAATGTAGAACTAAAGAATATAATGGCAAAGATTCATGTAATATAAAAAATATAAATGGAGAATTGGCAGACAAAAAGGCATTGGAATCGATTAATACTTTGAAAATAAATTTCAATATTTGTGTTGATACACTTATTTCAATGAGAGAAAAAATATTTGACAATAATTATTCCAGTCCAATAATCACACTAAATAAAAATATAGAAAAGTACAAAAATATGATTGATAAATTGACCATTGAACTAACACAAAATAATGATTCTCCTTCCATTAAATATATAATTGAAAAGATTGAAAAATTAGATAAAAAAATCAGCGAAGAAAGATCTAGACTCAAAAAAATTGAAACACAATATAAAAATATCAGTTCTGAATTTTTAAAGGAATTAGTTGATTGCATAATAACAAATACAATATATACTAATCTATCATTCTCAGAAAAAAAGT
- a CDS encoding membrane protein has protein sequence MNFNFISWLTSPYILMFVAVFTGIMFGKIKFGKFNFGISGTLFTGLVIGWGVYSFGNTITEGEKGFEYVQSMISVGVIPKEFFTIFLILFVVSVGLLAAKDMGIVLKKFGAKFVILGFAITLLGAAATYGMTFLNANSDPYEVSGVYTGALTSSPGLAAAIETAKGHATRKVETFDELSVEDKKYIFNSINREVDESDIPNVELTKENKEIFIKNAEAGIGVGHAIGYPFGVIVVIFAVNFFPKIFGIDVKKEMEIYRREMSEMQAQTSKKNIPTVNFDLLGFALACFLGYTLGQIQIYLGPLGHFSLGSTGGALLGALALGYIGKIGFINFRMDNKILSIIRQLALAFFLAIVGLRYGYKVFDSIFGSGAYLALVGLVVGLVAMLAGFFIGRWVLKINWIMLSGAICGGMTSTPGLGAAIEAVGSDEPAAGYGATYPFALLGMVIFTIVLHNLPM, from the coding sequence TTGAATTTTAATTTTATATCATGGTTAACTAGTCCATATATTTTGATGTTTGTAGCAGTTTTTACCGGCATAATGTTTGGCAAAATAAAATTTGGTAAATTTAATTTTGGTATATCAGGAACACTTTTTACAGGTTTAGTAATAGGGTGGGGTGTTTACAGTTTTGGAAATACAATAACTGAAGGGGAGAAGGGCTTTGAATATGTCCAAAGCATGATATCTGTAGGCGTAATACCAAAAGAATTCTTTACTATATTCCTTATATTGTTTGTTGTCTCTGTTGGTTTATTGGCAGCAAAAGATATGGGAATAGTATTAAAAAAATTTGGAGCAAAATTTGTGATTTTAGGATTTGCTATTACTCTTTTAGGGGCAGCTGCAACCTATGGGATGACTTTTTTAAATGCAAACTCTGACCCATACGAGGTATCAGGAGTATATACTGGAGCATTAACTAGTTCTCCTGGTTTAGCGGCAGCAATAGAAACAGCTAAAGGTCATGCAACAAGGAAAGTAGAGACTTTCGATGAGCTTAGTGTAGAAGATAAAAAATATATTTTTAATAGCATAAATAGAGAGGTTGATGAATCAGATATTCCTAATGTTGAGCTGACTAAGGAAAACAAAGAGATATTTATTAAAAATGCAGAGGCTGGGATAGGAGTAGGGCATGCTATTGGTTATCCATTTGGTGTAATAGTAGTGATATTTGCAGTGAACTTTTTTCCTAAAATTTTTGGCATAGATGTCAAGAAGGAGATGGAAATATATAGAAGAGAAATGAGTGAAATGCAGGCTCAAACAAGCAAAAAAAATATTCCAACAGTAAATTTTGATTTACTAGGATTTGCATTAGCTTGTTTTTTAGGATATACCTTGGGACAGATTCAAATATATTTAGGTCCATTGGGTCATTTTAGTCTAGGTTCTACAGGAGGAGCTTTATTGGGAGCATTGGCATTAGGCTATATAGGAAAAATAGGGTTTATAAACTTTAGAATGGACAATAAAATATTAAGTATTATTAGACAATTGGCATTGGCTTTCTTTCTAGCTATAGTGGGATTAAGATATGGATATAAAGTTTTTGATTCCATTTTTGGTTCTGGAGCATACTTAGCATTGGTAGGATTAGTAGTGGGTTTAGTTGCTATGTTAGCAGGATTTTTTATAGGTAGATGGGTGCTAAAGATAAATTGGATAATGCTTTCAGGGGCAATATGTGGAGGAATGACATCTACACCAGGATTAGGAGCTGCAATAGAAGCAGTGGGCAGCGATGAACCAGCTGCAGGATATGGAGCAACATATCCATTTGCATTGTTAGGTATGGTTATATTTACAATAGTTCTTCACAATCTACCCATGTAA
- a CDS encoding DUF3870 domain-containing protein, with translation MTDKRTIFLTGYAKLPEGITAWELYRIIALGILLDKETGEILDADCTLSTRVAHEFIRDLLVGENLNCLSDIEHKIIDQYFGSAKKALITALRICYKNYKQIKGRLL, from the coding sequence ATGACAGACAAAAGGACTATATTTTTAACAGGGTATGCTAAACTACCTGAGGGCATTACTGCATGGGAGCTATATAGGATAATAGCATTAGGTATATTACTAGACAAGGAGACTGGTGAGATATTAGATGCAGATTGTACATTATCTACTAGGGTTGCTCATGAATTTATAAGAGATCTATTAGTAGGAGAAAACTTAAATTGTTTAAGTGATATAGAACATAAAATAATAGATCAATATTTTGGCTCTGCTAAAAAAGCTTTAATAACTGCTTTAAGAATTTGTTATAAAAATTATAAACAGATAAAGGGACGGTTATTGTAA
- a CDS encoding acetyl-CoA hydrolase/transferase family protein encodes MQSERLRGKWMEDKVMSAEDAALLFKKDMTVGTSGFTPAGYPKAVPLALAKRGEEDEDLNLTIITGASVGDELDGALSRSGVMRRRYPYQTNKYSRGGINDGTIEYSDMHLSHVPQWVNYGFFGDIDIALVEALAIREDGGIIPTTSIGNSNVFVKNAKKVIVEINTSQPMELEGIHDIYTPDNPPNRLPIPLVKPNEKIGSTYIPCDPQKIDAIVFTDIKDKTRPVAPIDETSKKMAGHLIDFLENEVAKNRLPENLLPLQSGVGSVANAVLGGLVDSKFENLYFYSEVLQDSVLDLLDAQKFNFASATSITISPERLGSFYKDIDRYRNKIMLRPQEISNNPEVIRRLGIIAINTAIEADIYGNVNSTHIMGSRMMNGIGGSGDFARNAYLTIFTTQSIAKDGDISSIVPMVSHHDHTEHDVDIIVTEQGIADIRGLSPKERAKVIIEKCVHPQYKDLLKDYYKDALKGKYKHTPHEIGKALSWHKKFLETGSMK; translated from the coding sequence TTGCAAAGTGAGAGATTAAGGGGAAAATGGATGGAAGATAAGGTAATGAGTGCTGAGGATGCTGCACTATTATTTAAGAAGGATATGACAGTAGGGACTAGTGGATTTACTCCTGCAGGATATCCTAAGGCAGTACCATTGGCATTGGCTAAAAGAGGTGAAGAAGACGAGGATTTAAATCTTACTATAATTACTGGTGCATCGGTAGGAGATGAATTAGATGGAGCTTTATCTAGGTCTGGTGTAATGAGAAGGAGATATCCATATCAAACTAACAAATATTCTAGGGGTGGAATAAATGATGGCACTATAGAATATAGTGATATGCATTTAAGTCATGTGCCACAATGGGTTAATTATGGTTTCTTTGGAGATATAGATATAGCCCTTGTAGAGGCCTTAGCAATAAGAGAAGATGGAGGGATAATTCCTACTACATCCATAGGAAATTCAAATGTATTTGTTAAAAATGCTAAGAAAGTAATAGTAGAAATAAATACTAGTCAACCCATGGAATTAGAAGGAATTCACGATATATATACACCTGATAATCCTCCAAATAGATTACCAATTCCGTTGGTTAAGCCTAATGAAAAAATAGGGAGTACATATATCCCTTGTGATCCACAAAAAATAGATGCAATAGTTTTTACAGATATAAAAGATAAAACTAGACCTGTAGCACCGATAGATGAGACTTCTAAAAAAATGGCAGGGCATTTAATAGATTTTCTCGAAAATGAAGTTGCTAAAAATAGATTGCCTGAGAATTTATTACCATTACAGTCGGGAGTAGGTAGTGTGGCCAATGCTGTATTAGGAGGATTAGTAGACTCAAAATTTGAGAATCTATATTTCTACTCCGAGGTCTTACAAGATTCAGTGTTGGACTTATTAGATGCACAAAAGTTTAACTTTGCTTCAGCTACATCTATTACTATATCTCCTGAAAGATTAGGGAGTTTCTATAAAGATATAGATAGGTATAGAAATAAAATAATGCTTAGACCTCAAGAAATCAGTAATAATCCTGAAGTTATAAGGAGATTGGGAATTATAGCTATAAATACAGCTATAGAAGCAGATATATATGGAAATGTAAATTCTACACATATAATGGGAAGCAGAATGATGAATGGTATAGGAGGATCTGGAGATTTTGCCAGAAATGCTTATCTAACCATATTTACTACACAGTCTATAGCAAAGGATGGAGATATATCTTCTATAGTACCTATGGTATCCCACCATGACCATACAGAGCATGATGTGGATATTATAGTAACGGAACAAGGTATAGCAGATATTAGAGGGCTGAGTCCTAAAGAAAGGGCCAAAGTTATTATCGAAAAATGTGTCCATCCACAATATAAAGACTTACTTAAGGACTATTATAAAGATGCCCTTAAGGGTAAATATAAACATACACCTCATGAGATAGGTAAGGCATTATCTTGGCATAAGAAGTTTTTAGAAACTGGTTCTATGAAATAA